caatccattaatatgagaataCCGACCTTCCCCTCaagagaatgagattagtactttggggcgaatcttattcccaagtgaatccaatattaccaactagattacttagtgcgtttagccaaacaccatcatatttttttattcccattagATTACTatgaatctttaaaagatagcgcgaaccaaacacacccttaatgGCATGCTTCAGATAGACAACACAAGTTGTAGAACAAATAAACTTTTCGGAGATTGAAAAGCGCCAAACTAAGAGGGTTCTATGGGCCGTGCTGTGCCGTTCCACAAGTGGTCCCGCCCATTTCATATTCTTAGCCCAAACCCAATCTGAGCCAGTTTCTGAAGTATTGGTTGGGCTCGACATTACTTGGCCCGGCTCGATCCAGAATATTACAACGTTGGAAAAACTCTGGCCCGGACCCAGCTTAGCCCATCAACACCTCTAATTAATTTCAGAAAACTCAGACATGATTTTATCTGTTTTTCAAATAGAGCCTCTACAAGATTCAAGCACCACTACATTAGACTATTATTAAGCTCGAATGATTCCTTCAAATTATACATATACACTTTAACATTGGATTCGCAAATATCTGACGTAACAATTTACGATAGTGATTAGCATTCTGAGAGCAGGTCTCAATGTATATTCAGTGAACAAATGGTTGATATATGACATTTTATATTCTTCTGCGGTAGTCGTACTCAAAGCTAGACAGAAAAATAATCCAGATTGTTCTGATTTCTCATACAGGAATTGGGATTTTTTTAGCATCTTAGTACTACTATTGCCTTTTTTGTCTCTTCCAAATATGATTACAATGCCATTCGATATAAACGTACTGATTCTCTACTCTCGTTGGATAGATTATAATGCACTACAATCCGATGCGAAATGTTGCTCCTTTCAGAGAAATAAATGAGTAAAAAAATACTATTggcctttttgttttttgtcaaCCAAATTGTGTAATTGGTATAATTAACAGGCGATTTCTTGTTTATGAAATACAACAAATATGCAAATTGTAATGTATTGAGTTATGAATCGATGCTAAGCACTTACACAGTGTTCGCTAGTTCTATATAAATGGAGATTTTACAAACCATGATAGACGCATATCATGACATCAACAATGACAATTCAAATTTATGTTAACATAGAGAACATTACATGGTTTAATTCCTTGTCATATGGAAAGAAAATAAGCACTTAAGATTTCTAATCTGCATTAATCGCATCTATCACACTCGTGTCACCATAATAAGTTTGACAATTGAATCCCTTCCACCGAAGGTCGGATAAGTCATCCGGTAGACGCCACTTATTATACGTTAAAGTGTTGTCGATTAATCaattttttcaacaaattaTATTGTCGGTAACTCAGTTTCTTCAAACATTGCATCCACCTAATTCGCCATGTTTGAAATTTGAGCCACTACATACCCTCACTTTAATTGATCTTTTAATGCCGTAGGATTAATATTCCCATAATCtactagcattttttttttctaaatttgaaaggaattttttttacgcatatatatatatatatatatatatatatatatatatatatatatatatatattcattaaaatctattaatgagGATCATTAATGTACTTCAAGacacagggaaaaaaaaattattatttacggCATACATAGAATGTTGAACAATAAGTCGCCGTATGAATTGGTTAGTACGCAAATAATTAATATGCCTGATTGATGGATGCATCGGGTACTTGGTACCACCGCGAAATAAAAATATCCAATGGAGCATAAGCAAGTGCAATTATGTGATACATGAATTTTGGATGTTTTTTCTAGAAGAACTGTTGAACATTATATTGTATGGCCCAATTATTCGCTATGTCCACTTCCCAAGTTGATAGACATGGAATCTGCACGATAACTAAAACTAAACTAGTAAAAATACTTGGATAAACACTGACGGTCTTTAGCGCATGAGGTAAAAAATTTGGtaattgagatttgagatttcaaattcaaaatttaattatttttcatctttagctaagtttatttttttttaaaaataaacaaaatagttaacatattatctttctccctctctaaaaaaaagataaacttttaaaaaaaagttaattgcaTATACGTCCTTGCAAACATgatgaattacagatatattcctgcaagctcagctttcataaattattcctgcaaaaattctaaagtattcagatatgtctctACCGTTAGGGTACGTTAGAGAAATTTTGTTAActacagttaaaatacttaaccatgattaattaataatgtgaattgataatttttcccttcttcttctttctcttcctcttccactTCCTCTCctgctttttcttctttctcttcttctccatatcttcctttttctccttttttttctcctccttcgtTGTCATTGTCGTCGATGATCCGATCGTCGTCGCCATCGTGGTGCCCGCATGGGTCGTCATCACGAGcgcctccgacggcatcggccGCGCCTTAGCCTTCCGCCCCTTCCTCGTCCTCGTTGGCCGCAACCCCGACAAGCTCC
This genomic window from Ananas comosus cultivar F153 linkage group 3, ASM154086v1, whole genome shotgun sequence contains:
- the LOC109707840 gene encoding uncharacterized protein LOC109707840, giving the protein MARKQEKARLWERTAAVATLWSLSGLRPTRTRKGRKAKARPMPSEALVMTTHAGTTMATTIGSSTTMTTKEEKKKEKKEDMEKKRKKKKQERKFHVYQLGKWT